In Bacillota bacterium, the following proteins share a genomic window:
- a CDS encoding DEAD/DEAH box helicase family protein, which produces MGCVDQMMGRSNAVLGGEDHLIRHLEHCVDRAIGVRFVVAFLMESGAKLIGEALARAASRGVPIKILTSTYMSVTEPPALYYLLDVLGPRAEIRLFSDGARPFHPKAYLFDYEDDSEAYVGSSNLSASGLTYGIEWNYCVRASEAREAYLRFSQGFDDLFWNRSNPLTLETLKNYAMNWRKARVPSREVYPLLGPAPAVPWPVPQREVEEDDHKDVPIPFGMQIEALYYLKRAREEGVRRGLVVAPTGIGKTYLAAFDSAEFSRVLFIAHREEILRQAEASFGRVRPQSRRGFVCGERRDVDADICFATIQTLAREDRLAEFPADRFDYMVVDEFHHAAADSYVKVLKHFQPAFVLALTATPYRMDNRDIYELCDDNVVYESYLKDAINRDLLTPFKYYGVFDSCTDYSKIDIRNGQYVVEQLERELSRAERADLVLEKYRQFAGRRTLGFCAGIAHAEYMARWFRRHGVKAAAVHSGGSTSDACVDRVEAVEALKEGNLQVIFSVDIFNEGVDIPCLDTVMFLRPTESFVVFLQQLGRGLRKYPGKDFLTVLDFIGNYKRAHYIPALLAGDNPVLPRKDGLGTAGPPYPEGCEVHFDFRLLDLFEVLRKNDPLPKRMMEEYFRLKRELGRRP; this is translated from the coding sequence ATGGGGTGCGTCGACCAGATGATGGGCAGGTCCAACGCGGTTCTCGGAGGCGAGGATCATCTCATCCGCCACCTAGAACACTGCGTCGATCGAGCCATTGGGGTTCGGTTTGTGGTCGCCTTTCTCATGGAGTCCGGTGCCAAGCTCATAGGAGAAGCTCTCGCCCGAGCGGCATCCCGGGGGGTTCCCATCAAGATACTGACTAGCACTTACATGTCTGTTACCGAGCCACCGGCCCTCTACTATCTGCTGGATGTCCTGGGTCCGCGTGCGGAGATCAGGCTGTTCTCCGACGGGGCGCGCCCCTTTCATCCAAAAGCTTACCTGTTCGACTACGAGGACGATAGCGAAGCTTACGTGGGGTCCTCGAACCTGTCGGCATCAGGACTAACCTACGGGATCGAGTGGAACTACTGCGTCAGGGCATCCGAGGCAAGGGAGGCATACCTCCGGTTCTCACAGGGATTTGACGACCTCTTCTGGAACCGATCCAATCCGCTCACTTTGGAGACCCTCAAGAATTACGCCATGAACTGGCGTAAAGCCCGGGTGCCTTCGCGGGAAGTATACCCGCTGCTGGGTCCGGCCCCCGCCGTGCCTTGGCCTGTTCCCCAGCGCGAGGTCGAGGAAGACGATCACAAGGACGTTCCGATCCCTTTCGGCATGCAGATCGAGGCGCTCTACTACCTTAAGAGGGCCAGGGAAGAAGGGGTAAGGCGCGGACTTGTCGTGGCACCCACGGGGATCGGGAAGACATACCTTGCGGCATTCGATTCCGCCGAATTCTCGAGAGTCCTCTTCATCGCGCACAGGGAGGAGATACTCCGGCAGGCGGAGGCGAGTTTCGGGCGGGTTAGGCCTCAATCGCGGCGCGGCTTCGTGTGCGGCGAGAGACGAGACGTGGATGCCGATATCTGCTTTGCGACCATCCAGACCCTCGCCCGAGAGGACCGGTTGGCCGAGTTCCCCGCTGATCGGTTTGACTATATGGTGGTCGATGAGTTCCACCACGCTGCTGCGGACAGCTACGTGAAAGTGCTCAAGCATTTCCAACCCGCCTTCGTCCTCGCGCTCACCGCCACACCGTACCGCATGGACAACAGGGACATATACGAGCTGTGCGACGACAATGTGGTGTACGAGTCCTATCTCAAAGACGCAATCAACCGGGATCTGTTGACCCCATTCAAATACTATGGAGTCTTCGATTCGTGCACGGACTACTCCAAGATCGACATCCGCAACGGCCAGTATGTTGTTGAGCAGCTGGAGAGGGAGCTGTCGAGAGCAGAGAGGGCGGATCTGGTCCTTGAGAAGTACAGGCAGTTCGCCGGCCGGCGGACGCTCGGGTTCTGCGCGGGAATCGCCCATGCTGAGTACATGGCCAGGTGGTTCCGGCGGCATGGTGTCAAGGCTGCTGCAGTGCACAGCGGAGGTTCCACTTCGGACGCGTGTGTGGACAGGGTCGAGGCTGTGGAAGCGCTCAAGGAAGGCAACCTCCAGGTCATATTCTCAGTAGACATCTTCAATGAGGGCGTGGACATCCCGTGCTTGGACACTGTCATGTTCCTCCGGCCCACTGAATCGTTCGTCGTCTTCTTGCAGCAGCTTGGTCGCGGCTTGAGAAAATACCCGGGAAAGGACTTCCTCACTGTCCTGGACTTCATAGGCAACTACAAGCGAGCCCACTACATCCCGGCGCTCCTGGCTGGGGATAACCCCGTCTTGCCCCGAAAGGATGGGCTGGGGACTGCGGGCCCGCCGTATCCGGAAGGCTGCGAGGTTCACTTCGATTTCCGCCTGCTGGATCTGTTTGAGGTTCTACGGAAGAATGATCCTCTTCCAAAGAGGATGATGGAGGAGTACTTCAGGCTAAAACGCGAGCTCGGCCGCCGCCCGG
- a CDS encoding cold shock domain-containing protein: MISKWFPDRLFGFVKQSGGEDIFFHGKDFNGHGQRPCVGMEVMFQIRDSYDTAKGRSSHKAVKVTPSSKR, translated from the coding sequence GTGATCAGCAAGTGGTTCCCAGACCGCCTTTTCGGATTCGTCAAGCAGTCAGGCGGCGAGGACATCTTCTTCCACGGCAAGGACTTCAACGGCCACGGTCAGCGGCCCTGCGTTGGAATGGAAGTGATGTTCCAAATCCGCGACTCATACGACACCGCGAAGGGCCGTAGCAGCCACAAGGCTGTGAAGGTGACCCCAAGCAGCAAACGGTAG
- a CDS encoding sulfite exporter TauE/SafE family protein, producing MLGTLVAGLGAGILSAALGVGGGVILVPAIVFLLGKSTLVGIGTSLAVIVPTAIIGTAQHAARGNVDWRSAALLSVGAVAGTWAGVWLTAHVPVHMLKKAFAVLLIYTAYKMIR from the coding sequence GTGCTCGGAACTCTGGTGGCAGGATTAGGAGCAGGGATTCTCAGCGCCGCGCTGGGCGTCGGCGGAGGAGTGATATTGGTGCCGGCGATAGTGTTCCTGCTGGGCAAGTCCACTTTGGTCGGGATCGGTACCTCTCTTGCAGTGATCGTTCCCACGGCGATAATCGGAACAGCACAGCACGCGGCGAGGGGCAACGTCGACTGGAGAAGTGCTGCACTCCTCTCAGTCGGAGCTGTGGCAGGGACATGGGCCGGGGTCTGGCTCACGGCCCACGTGCCTGTCCATATGCTGAAGAAGGCGTTCGCGGTCCTTTTGATCTACACTGCATACAAAATGATTCGATAA